CTTTTCCAGTTTGCTCTGACTGGCATAAATTGTGGGTTTTTAGGTGTCTAGCTCACTGTTTTTCCGGCCGAGGTGGCTTGCCAAGATAAATGAATACACATTAAAAGGCTGTGGTGTACTATACATAGATGCACCACGTCCATTGCACTCGCTGGCTTCCCCTATGCTTAGACTTGATTCCGATGTCTGACAGAAACTGGAAAGTGTTTTGAATACAACCACGTATTGGCCGGAATGGCTTCAGGCTCGAAATCAAGATCTTTCAGCTCGATGACTGGTTATTAAACCGTAAGTAAGGActacttaaaaaatattgggtaaatgatttaaaattaaatgcatttaagccATTGAGATATTAATCAATACAAATAACTTACAAATCCCAAACTGTATTGATCTTGACATTTAGTTAAAAAGGCACTTTTACTATGCGTTGTAGGACGCTAATAAAAGCGTCTAGCTGTTTTGCAAACCAGGTCCATTCGCCCATTCATAAGGCGATAACCGAACTGGGATTAGGGCCAGCTGAGCTCTCTACCATCGCCAGCACGAAACCCAACATCCACGCCAACGCGTTATGTTTGGGCCTGGTCAACGTAATGACAGCTTCGCGTGTTTCGGGCCGCGAGTGGATGGCTGCCTTATTGGTGGCTTGGCGGCATTCTGGCTATATCGCTCCACGACTACAAAATGTTCATTCACAAAGTGCCGGCAAGACGCCAACGCATTCGAGGCAAAAACCGCTTATCAAGCTGTCGCTGGCGGTCTGTtgtcacacacaaaaaatggttttgcaacaaataaaacataataatttgCATGTGGGCTGCGACTTGGAAACGTGGTTCAATCATTCAAAAAATCAGCTTATAAGCTTtgggacatttttttttggttgttgttgttctatTGGAATTTATTCTATTCCTATTCTAATACCCAagatttttatgattttcctCTATCCCAAGCATGATAttcattgcatttatttaaatctatAAAATGACGATATCACGGAAAAAGTAATACAAATGGTATTATTAATAAAGGTATTCCAGATATTCTAAGAACTAGATGACATTTTGTTTACCTACATATAATTATAGGGAGTGTAACGAGTACTTTCCAACATAATAAGCTCAAACCTATTTTTGGTCAAAccaaatttattatttattttacattgcATGTGGAGTTGAACTCAGTATATGTTtggcaaaattaaataaaagttggcAAAAATAGCGAAAATCGATTTCCGTTGAGCTATTGTTCGTGTTGTGCTTCGCcgtgttgtttttatttgtgcatTTCCTGGCTTTTCCGTTGGCATTGTCTCGTTCGTTTACCTTTTTGCACTGCTATTCATGCAATTACCGTGGCCCAGAGCCGGCTTCTTTTGGgtattttgcattaaaatcgattttgcaattgacattttgatgattatacctgttactcgttgagtaaaagggtatactagattcgttgaaaagtatgttacaggcaaaagaaaatctttccgaccatataaagtatatatattctttattataTCCGTCTGTGCGATTGATCTCAAAAGCTGAAATGCTTAGATTatgcatgcagactccagaggcatagacgcaacgcaagtttgttttcccattttgccacgcccagtctaacgctcacaaaccgcccaaaactgccacgcccacacttttgaaaaatgtttagatattttttcagaaatgtattagtattgtatatttctttcgcccacaaaccgccaacaactgccagtgtgaaaatttctccttcgcacttccactatctgagtaacgggtatcagatagtcggggaacttgacaatagtattttcttttgtttttacgtTGTGTTTGGCACTAATTTCTGCCCAGTTGCGCAAAAACTGAAAGTTAAATGCAACTGTTGTTGACATTTGGGCTGTATGAATAATCTATGCTTCCTTGGCTCCTGTGATTTGCTCACCAAATGGGAACATTATATGTCTTCATCAAGACGCCTCCTGATGCTTTCGATCTTTGTCTGCCTGACTCatcttgcttttgctttcaaTGTCATTTATTGTGTAATTGAAGCTTTACTATGGGCAAAACCtagccaaaacaaaacgaaaactcgttttcgcttttattgACCATTTGCGCGTCCTCACTCGCTATTTTTTCTCTTCAAGAAAGAAGCACACATAAAGTCTTCGGCTGCCTTTTACGGCTGCTTCTTAACAATCTGCTGCCGTTCGGCCATCGTGACACTGATACTTGGCCAGAAACCAGCAGCATCGCTTTGTGGTCTTGACCAAATAAGTTTGTTGAACAGGATTGTGTGACAAAAACCCATGTTGGAGCcattttagctttttggtTCACTCTCTGGACAATGGTTATACGGGCAAGAATTTGTGGGATTATTGACTaaagtttccatttccaatgtATGGTGACTTTCTTCTGCACTTCAGGAATCTTATTAATTAgcaaattttttaattcagatgaatattaattaaagttaatCCCGAGGGGATTGGTCGGTTCTGTTTTCAATCGAGACATATGGATCTCACCCACTTTCATTACATTAAATGTGTCTCTTACTTTGCTTATTCGTTCATGTCATGTTTGGTATGTTTGCTCGTTGAATTTGCACAATAATTTTCTGCTTTATTCGCATTTAACGAAATGCGCAGACAACAAAAGTTAAACTCAATTAGATTTAATCCAGCGAAAAAACGATGACGATATGAACTTTGAACTTCTGGGCTAATGGAATAAAGAACGATTCCCATTTTAATGTGAAAACACGCGGATAATTGTATatcgaatataaataattacattatTAGTTCAGTTACTAGGTTGGAAGGTGTCTTCTTTTTAGTCCTGCAACTTTCAATTTCTGTCATCCAAGTCTAATTTTCTCACAGATAAgaggtttttttttactttaaaggGATGCCCCTCGAGTTTCGCTTGAATTTGGATCAAATATGGCGGTAAAACCTTTGACTTGGTTCCAAGTACTAACTTAAGGggtcaaaatattttatacaattgTTTCACTAATTTATTATCTTTTCCTGTTGCAGAATACGTCGCCCCTGTGGGAGGACTTTGTGGCTAAGGCCGGAAAACTACACACTTGCTTAAGGTAAGTTAACTTTGGGTGTAAATCGGTTGCTTCATTCTGGAGAACGATATTTCATCAGCAGCCAGCTAACGAGCAACAGTTACAAAACTCTAGAACGAGAACTGCGTGTTAATAAACTCAATGTTCGTTTTCCTGAATTCGTCTTTACGCTTTTCACTTCCTCGCACTGCGGCGTATATAATGTGAGGcgtatataatttttttgtgctctttctgctgttgctgaatTTGTTGGTCGTTGGGTAGAGACCACCGGCACAGACTTCgggcatttgtttgttttattttctctgtgGTTTTAATGCTTAGACTTGGCCCAAATATTCTCGCGGACGAGGGTCCCCGCGGCAATGTCTGGCCAAAGTATATAGCCGCCGAATAGCGGTTGCATTAATCACTACCCCAAGTCCTATTGACCGAGTTCAAATCACGGGACTTGCCAAAACGCGCTTCGAGTGTTTGCCCACTGCGCTTGACACACATCTTGACCGATTTCCCGCAAGGTGAACCCGCCCGGATCAACACGCCCAGATGGGTACCACTTTTGTATACCCTAGATGTGGGTATTAAGCATTATTTACCATGGTTCCAATCATAAAAGAATTACGATTAAGTATATTTCACGCGATAGGGTATTCAAGGCTTCAGATACCACAGGTACTGTGTATgtttagtgtttttttttcctagcTGGCTCCTAATTGAAATATCGCCCACGGGCAAGTGGAGAAGATGTTTATTACATCTAGCTGGCTGGGCCCACAATAATAATGATGTTGCATTTGCTCTCCTCTGTTCACAGGGCCGCCATCCAGGCAATCGCCGCCTATTTGGATGCCTTCCAAAAGATAGCCGATGCGGCGACCAACTCAAGAGGTAAGTTCAAACCGTGGATTCGTCTGCGTGAAAATACAATACGGTGGAATCCCCTTCACCGCCGGCTCGGGTACTGTATCTCTTTCCGCTGCTCATTATTCATGGGTCTATTCGCAGTCAGCGGCGGTCATCGATCTGATTTGTATACACATTCATGCTTTCGATGTTTACGTTGTCGATTCTCCCTTTCTGCGTTCGAATGGCGATGTTGCTATTCTCTCTGACCTCACGCATTTCGTTGGTTttgctatttatatttatttatcgaGTGCCCGATTATGCAATGTCCGACGTCCGATTCTCGCAGCCCACCTCAGTCCGGACGGGAAATGCGATGCCAGATGGGAGAGCTGTGGTCGTTATTAGACTAGCAGCTTGAATATAGTACAACATGTGGCTGTTCCAttgacatttttcattttttatactCCTTTTTATACTCTCTTAACGCCCTTTCATGGATTTGGTGTGTGGCTGGTGCTAAGTGCACATGCTCGTGCCAACCCCTTTGGCAAGAGAAGCCTGCTCGCTTGGTCGTTTGCACTTACTAAATGGTTTCATTAGCTTTAGTGGTTACTTGGCTCAGTGCGGTCAAGCATCGACACATGTGTCCGTTCTCCCTTAGAGGCGTTCCAAATGCAACTCGAGTCTAAGTTTAAGATTCTTGATTCGCACTTGGCACACGGTCAACATGAGGGGTCCTCAAGGTGGTGGGTTTTCTGGGTACCCagctcatttggaatttgagGCAAGTGGTTCTGAGAGCCGGCCTTTCAAAGGAGACTCAAAAAGCTACTGCCTATTTGGCATATAAGTACACATCAAACGAGGATGGAAAAAGTTATTATATGATTCGGAGGCAGTCCGAGATAATCGGGCCGCCTGTCACTTGCTGGTGATATGCAGAcacagaagcaggagcagtagCAGTAACTGGTGGCCTGACCAGTTGTCCCGGATCCGACTTTGAATCGAACTGTGGCATGGCATAATGGGCACACACGGGACTTGGGACTTGGGACTCGGGAGCTAAGTCTGGAGAAATGGAGTCCCGATTCGTGTCGCATGCAATGTTGTCTGCTGCGCCTCCAAATTGAAACGACAGCCCATGGCGTGCGATTGTTGCTGCATGCTCTAAACATTTCCGCTGCCAGCTTAATTATTCGTGCTCCGTGGATGAATGGTTGTTCCCCTCCagtaatttaatttggcaacTGTTTAATATTGCATGCTTACATGCTTAATTTGGGTTACGAAACATACCAAGCAAGGTTCTAGGCAATTGATGGCGAAACAAGTGGAAAGTGAAACCTATTGTCTTATATAAGCTAAGTTCAATACATACATGTTAACTTCTTGAATAAAATATTGGATTTTAACATTTCGGGAAAGTTGGTATTGAAtgataaaatcaaattcaatgtCCTGTTTAAACTTGCTTCGCCACATGACAAAATGATCACTTGTATTCCCTTGATTGCAGGCGCCTCAAAGGAGATCGGCACCGCCCTGACCCGTGTTTGCCTCCGACACAAGGCGGTGGAGACACGTCTGAAGACCTTCACCAGCGCCATTATGGATTGCCTGGTGCAGCCGCTGCAGGAGAGGATCGAGGACTGGAAGCGCACGGTGGCCACCATCGACAAAGACCATGCCAAAGAGTACAAGCGCTGTCGCAGTGAACTGAAGAAGCGCTCCAGCGACACCCTGCGCCTGCAGAAGAAGGCGCGCAAGGGTCAGACGGACGGTTTGCAGTCCCTGATGGACTCGCACATGCAAGATGTCACCCTGCGCCGTGCAGAACTGGAGGAAGTCGAGAAGAAATCCTTGAGGTCGGCCATGGTGGAGGAGCGTCTTCGCTACTGCAGCTTTGTCCACATGCTTCAGCCAGTGGTGCACGAGGAGTGCGAGGTCATGTCAGAGTTGGGTCACCTACAGGTGCGTAGAGCGGTGCTTACATTGTGTGCTCAGTGACTAATAAAGTTTTTTTACAGGAAGCCATGCAGTCAATTGCGCTAGTAACCAAGGAACCCAGTGTCCTGCCCCAGGCCTCCGAGGAGCTAATTCACGACGCTAAGGCCAGCATTAATCTGTACCCGGAGTCTCCAGGTGGCGGTTCCGGCTCGCAGGGCGGCGGCTGCTCCAACTCGCTGGGTTCCCGAAAGAGCTCCGTCTGTTCCATCAGCAGTATGAACAGCAGCGGCTCGAGCAATTCTCCCGGTCACCATCACTATCCGCGCTCCTTGTCGCAGGTGCGTCATGTCACAGGGTTTCGTAGATGCCCATCATCAAACCCACATTTGGCATTGTGGCGTCCGctcatttcttgtttttcatcAATGGTCTTTTGTGttccgttttcgtttttttagTTTGTAACGCCCGCAATTCGCTTGAAACCTGGTGAATCCAGTGATAGTGGCTTTTGCTCATCGCCAGCTCTAACAACACaggttttcatttctttttcttccgTTCAATTTTACCCAATTACAAAGACTTCTCCAAGTTATCTTTAACTGCTTTGATTTTACTGACGGCTTTGCTGATTCTCCACAGACCTCGAATGCAACGAATCAAACGGCAAATGTCTCAACCTGGCCCCCACATTCCCAGGATGGCGTAGACACACTGCCACCGACCGCTGACCGTCCGCACACCATTTCGACGGCATACGAAAAGGGTCACCAGCGTCCTCCACTGACCGTCTACACGTTCCAAAACCCGGAGACCATTCACGAGTCGGGCAGCTGCTTGAACAACGGAACCGCAGCCCCGAATGGACAGCCCCTGTCCGGACAAACCACTCCGGCCACTCAGAAATCACCGGCTGCCTCACTTAGTCGGCCTCCCTTGCCAGTTGTAAGTAGGGAGTAGTCATTAAATCAAACAACAATTTATAAagggtttttgtttattttgtattgttCTGGTCCTTAATCGAGTATTAGGTATTAATTACTTAATAAGAAAAATTTACTTTCCTTTGGTCATGAAAAAGAAAGAGCGGACTTTGTCTAGACTGCTAAAATAAATCGTTTAAACTAAGTTAAAGATAATATTGCATTAACAAAATCGAATACCAGATGCGAAGATTTCAAAACTACAGTATTTATAGATATGATACTTATGTATGTTATGTATGTTGATTGCGCTATGTAGAATCATCTGAATTTGTCTTTAAGTACTAAGTGTATGCAATGTTATGGAAGGAGACAATAGTCGAATAGTCGGGAAACCGTCTATTAACTTTTTACATTCTATTAAGTTGTCTCTCTCGTTGTGTTGGCCGGGATACTCGCCATAGAAGCCAGCCCATGTGGTGAGTATTCCAGAGTCAGAGCCCCACCAATCGTAGATCCAACAGCGCGCTCATCTGCATGCGCCCCGCTAGACCACTGACAACTAGGACCTTTAAGTCGCCTCATCATTAAACCTAAAACATTTAGATTTTCACCGTGACTAACCGATGGCCTTACACACTTTTCAGCGCTGCTCGTCGCTGGAGCGACCCCTTTCGGCCCAGAGTAACCACCGCCAGGGAAGTGGGAGCAACCTGCTGCAGCGCCAGTGCCCCTCGCCGATTCCGGCTCATATCACGAAAGGTAAATGGTGCGCAATGCCTGGCAATTGCCCAGCTTGTCTCCGTGTATTTGTGTGCACGCTTGCCCTTGGCTAATCCCATCAGTCTTACTAATAACCGTGTCCACCCGCATGTCCTTGCTAACATCATCCGCACACAGAGCTGTCCGCAGCACATCAtgcacagcaacagcagcagcagcaaaatcaGCAGCCTCAGACGCCACCCACCTATGTGAACATGTCTGAGTTGGCCACCATGGCAGCTTTGAAGCAAGCCAACCAACAGCAAAAGACCTCTACGCCGCctctgcagcagcagagctCCATTGACTCGGCCTGCTCCCAGCATTCCAACGACTCCTCCGGCTCGcatcagctcctccagcagcagcagcaacatccatCGCAGCAAAATCACCACTCAGCCACTGCCACACGCTCCCATTCCATATCCTCGACGGCTTCGTCACTTCACTCGCATCCGTCGATCGACTCCACCGTCGCTTGCGGCTCGCTGGTGGGCCAACACAACcacagcaccagcaccaacacGAACACCAACACCACCTCGCCGTCCAGTGGCAGCTCCACGCCACAGAACCATTACTCGCCCCTGCTAACCAACTCCCCCACGTCCACTGCCGCAGGTACTCCCAGTGGCAGCAGCTTAGGTCCTGGGCCCGGTTTGGGATTTGTCTACCAGGTCAGCTCCCCGACGCCTCCCTCCAGCGAGGTGCTGAAGATCACCGAGCAAACCGCAGCAGGACAGGATCAGAGTACAGCCAACAGCGTAGCAGAAGAGATGGATGAGCGATCAAGGGCCTCTGTCCTGCAGAAGGCTTCAATGTTCGAAAAGGCGGCAGCTGCGGCTGCGGTCTCGCCTCCAGCTTCCATTCAGGTTGCATCCAGTGCCCCAGCTTCGGGAGGCGGAACTCGACGATCAgaggcggagcagcaggaaaTGGGTGAGTTGAATCAGCGACCAGCCGGATCGTTGAAAGCGAAGTGTGTCAATTGATCCTAGCACCCAGCCCACCCAGCACCAAAGAGCACTTTGAACATGAGTCTCCCCTGTCTTCACTTTCATGACTAGcccgtttttatttataattgacAAACATatcgtaaatattttttaacccccaaatttcttttttgtttttccctccCCTTTCTCTAcaaatttttggtttgttgtgTAAATGCAACGGCAACAACTGCATCAAAACCAACTTTAAaccattaattattttttggttttgactTCATGTTCACCCTACCCAAAATCTCTTTCGTCTGTAAACTATTATTCACAATGAACCAACTGcaccacaaaaacaacaacaacaaaactgtCTTCAAATCGATaccaacaaatatgaaaatatgaatttaacaGACAAATCTTTCGAAGATTCAATACAAGCactaaataatttaattggcGAACTAGACTCCTTTCAACGCGAGATAGATGAGGGCAAGGTCAAGCCGCCGAGCAACAACAtaagcggcagcaacaacaatatgaccaccagcagcaacagcagcagcgacaacaacaacctcCCCGCCACTAGCAACATCGAGCCCTGCGCCATCAGCAATCAGACAAACTCGAGCGGCTGTGGAACAGACATATCTGACACCACGTCCGACGAACTGGCCGGCGACGATATGGACGTCAGGCAGCGGGATCGAGATCAGGATCTGCTCGGCGCCAGCGATTCGGAGCTGAGTCGCTGCTATGTGAGCGAGACGAGTTCGCTGACCGGTGGTCTGACGGCCGGCGGCTACGAGAATCCCACATTCGCGCACTTTGCGGCCAATGCGAATAGAGATGACGCTGTTTCCCTGGCCTCCGACAGCGTTTGTCTCGGCCAGCCACGCCATGCCTACGTGGATACTTGTAGCGACAGCGGCAGTGCCGTGGTGGTGATCTACGACCACCAGATTCCCAACACGCCCGACATTGAGTTCGTGAAGCAGAACTCCGAAATTGTAGTGCTGCGGACCAAGGATCCGCAGCCCCACGCGCTTCAGCTGCACGAGATGCGcgagctgcagcagttgccCGCGAATTTAGCCGCTTCACCGGACTCCTCGCCGGACTCGGCCGCTGGCCAGGCGCCACCAACAGCAACTGTGGCGCCCGCCAAGCAGCGACTCTCCTCGTTTCGCGCCACCAGTGAACAGCAGTTGCAACTCCTCGGACGCGGCAGTCCGCAAAGAGGTAAAACACCCAGTGAGCAGGTGGTACAGAGCAGACCACAGGACCAGCATTATCCACAGACACATCAGCAGGATATTGATGGCAGTAGTCCACCAGTAGAAATTGCAAGGCGCCAGCTGCCCCCCAAGCCCACCAGCTTGAGCGTTTTTAACGGCCCCGTCCCCACTGCGGGCGATAGGCCTGTTGTGCCTCGAAAGTCGGATTTTAAGGCCGATCTAGATGCTAAAATACGCAGGCAAAAGCAGAAAGTTaaacagcagttgcagcagcaacagcagcaagaaacgcagcagcagcagcaagcaccACAAGAACAGCAACACTCACCACAGTCGCCCCAAACCAGAAACTGTAATGTCACTAATCAACAAGCCGCCAGTATTACTGAATTTGCATCTGCAACCGCACCAGCATCCACAGACCCGTACCCGCATCAAAATCATAGAATGCCAAACCAAAATCAGACAGCCACATCCAATCACAAGCAGTGCAAGACGACCACAATGGCATTGTCACCGTCATCACCTCGCGGCCATCTGCCATTATCACCGTCATCGCTATCGTCATTACCATTACCAGCCACCAATTCATCACCATCAAATGGTCGGTCATCGATGTTGTCCGCCAGTGACCGACCACCCGATCATCCATATGTGTGCTCGAATGCTCCAGCCAATCCCCACCATGCCAATAGCATTACAAATGCCAATGTCAATGCCAATGCCCAGCTCAAGCCGTGCATTACGCCCCGGCCGGCTTCGTTGTCGGGTTcgttttgttgatttttgatttttatggttttggtttttgattcCTTTTTTTTGAATACGTTCTTACTTAGTTGTACTTTGCAAATATCCTTATTATTTGTGCTTGCCAAAGTAACTTCACGTGGTTATtggttttttcgttttgctaTAAGTTCGATGTGGTAACCTTTCTCGCGCTAAGCACTAAGCTCATACCATCAAGTCACAATCATTAAGTTCAGATCATCAACAGACAACTCAAAAACAGCATGATACTGCCACTAACTGCTCAATGCTTAATCACTAATCAGATTTGATCAATTGTAACTACAATCTTTTcacaaaattgcattttgcgaAATCGCTTGAATTAGGGGAAATTTCTTTTCTACATGAATTTATATCGGAAGTGCCATCACTGCCATTAACGTTTTTCCACTCGCTTCGGGGTCACCATTATGATTCACAGCAGACCGAGAATTTTCATAACTTTTTCGATCAGCAGATCCTAACTCTGCGTCTATCTCTAACTTCTGGTATTAGATGGTGTCCTGTGTTTTGTGTGCCAAGTGTATAACTGATTACTGTACATAAATGTGAATAACAGCATAAACCAATGACTTGATGCGCAAAATGACCGCCTTACTTACTATGATTTTTACTTTTCCTAGGAGGAGCAGCCAGCGGTGGCTCCACGCGCATCGGACGTCGCTCGTCCATCAATCAGGCCAAGCCACCGCCGCCAGTTAGACGCAGTTCGTCGGTGACCCCCAGTCCCAATGCCTCGGTCGGGGTAAGTTAAAACGATTAATTACACCCTACACCCAACTAAGTTAGTCACTTAATATAAGGTAGTCGCTAAGCCGCTCAACTCTGGGTCACACACTCTTCGGTTTTCATTTTGCTATTACTCTTTAACTTATGATTTAATTACGCaacgcagctgcagcagcaaccacagcacGCGACTCTGTCGCAGCAGAATCACCAACTAAGCAGCTCCAGCGAGCACTTACCGCCACCCCCGCCATTCATGCTGGACTCTATGGCCCAGATTCCCAGCTCAGCGCTGAAAGTATCGGAGACGGTAAGAGCCCTGGCAGCCATGCGGCACCATCCAGCATCACCCGTGTCACTCAGGCgcatgcaacagcaacagcaccagcttcagcagcaacagcagcaacatgtgcagctgcagcaacccCTATTGCAGGTGTGTGCACGCTAGGCCAGTTCCCATCTGTACCAAAATGTTAGAATTCCTACACTCACCTGGCTAATTGACTTTGCAACCTAACTGGgtacaatattttttataattctcAAGTGTCACAGGATCCATATGCCTATCACTAATCGTAAACTGTAGGACTTTTAGTAGCTTTGCTAACGTAAAAATAATAGATTTTTAGCATGCCTTTCCTCTAACCTGAGCTTAGTtccatatattttcttatgtCAGCATCAATAGCATACCTTACGTGTCGAAGAATACAAATGTAGGTATATTTTGAGCTCATTGGGCAACGCTTTAAacttgaaatacattttggaTACTCAAGAATTATTCCCCAATAAAAGacagtatatttatattctttggGCCTATCTAGTGCTCGAGAGACCCACcttcaattgattttcttGCACTActtatcatttcattttatttcaacttACGTTTGCTTTACCACTACCACACACAAACCGAAACCCTTATACCCCACGTAGTCTGCGCACAACTCCCCCTCGAAAGATGACCTGACCGTAATCCACGACTATTTGGATCTGCACGCATATGCTCAGGCCTTGGCCACGGGTCAACAGCCAGGCGGTCAGCAGATGGCCAACCCGCATCGCTTTTttcaccagcagcaacatcagccaccgccgccgcctgtCTATCAAGTCGATGCCGTAAGTGACCAGCGGGTATCTCGCGGGCTAACTAACCTAAACTAACAGCTGTCTTCGTCTGGCCTAAAACGTCTGCCCTCCTTCCAGCTTAGTTGTAATGCTATATTCATAGATAACTCTAGAGCTTAGCTTTGGTCGTGTTTTGGCTAAATTTTAATTAGCGCCCGTCTTCCTCTCTTTTTTCTCATGCCACAACCACACGATCACTGACATACATTCACGACCAGACATTCCGCACCTCATCACCAGCCGCGGGCGGAGGGGGTGGCGGCAGCATATACGCCCAGCCCAAACTGGTCAACAGCATGTCAAGCTTCCGCACCAGCAGCCCCAGTCCCAATGGACATGCTCACCCACTGCCACCGACACAGCCAAAGGCGAATCCGAACCTAATTGCACAGCTCAATGCACGACTCAGcggcaaacagcaacagcagcagcaggtcgAGGGGATCTACGGCAACCAGCAGGCGCCCGGGGGAGAGTCTATCTACATGCGGAGTGGCTTGCCCATGtcgcagccgcaacagcagcaacactatGACGGTAAATCTGAACAAATCcagctgcaccaccagcaacagcataGAATTTACGCTAGTTTCGGCACCTCATCATCACCAATGTCATCGGCCCAtacggccagcagcagcactaaACCGTCCATTCTAACACCGACCACCTCATTCAATGCATTGCCTCACTTTCCCCTGTCTTCATCCACATCATCGTTGCTCTCCAAAGTCAGCTCATTCTCGAACTCTTCATCCGCATCCCCACCAACAATGGCAGCGGCCCCTGGTTCGGCCAATTCGCATTATCAGCCACCGCAGCCGCCGAATGCAGCAGTTGCTAACAGCAAAGACATGGCCACCTACTCAAGTTCGTTTACCAAAAATACAGCAGCTGCGCAATCGCCGAACATGAGACAGGCTCATTCccatcagcaccaccaacagccgcagcagcactACACTTGTCCGCCTCCTCTGGAGGAtcccccaccgccgcccattTACGCCGCCAGTGCATCGGCCACGATGCCCAAGAAGGTTGTCCGTCCGCCCACTGGCCAGAACACGTCTCACTCGAGCGCCTA
This genomic stretch from Drosophila teissieri strain GT53w chromosome 2L, Prin_Dtei_1.1, whole genome shotgun sequence harbors:
- the LOC122611437 gene encoding mucin-4 isoform X6, whose translation is MDLSLERDSSALGSLFQQIINDMKNTSPLWEDFVAKAGKLHTCLRAAIQAIAAYLDAFQKIADAATNSRGASKEIGTALTRVCLRHKAVETRLKTFTSAIMDCLVQPLQERIEDWKRTVATIDKDHAKEYKRCRSELKKRSSDTLRLQKKARKGQTDGLQSLMDSHMQDVTLRRAELEEVEKKSLRSAMVEERLRYCSFVHMLQPVVHEECEVMSELGHLQEAMQSIALVTKEPSVLPQASEELIHDAKASINLYPESPGGGSGSQGGGCSNSLGSRKSSVCSISSMNSSGSSNSPGHHHYPRSLSQFVTPAIRLKPGESSDSGFCSSPALTTQTSNATNQTANVSTWPPHSQDGVDTLPPTADRPHTISTAYEKGHQRPPLTVYTFQNPETIHESGSCLNNGTAAPNGQPLSGQTTPATQKSPAASLSRPPLPVKPAHVRCSSLERPLSAQSNHRQGSGSNLLQRQCPSPIPAHITKELSAAHHAQQQQQQQNQQPQTPPTYVNMSELATMAALKQANQQQKTSTPPLQQQSSIDSACSQHSNDSSGSHQLLQQQQQHPSQQNHHSATATRSHSISSTASSLHSHPSIDSTVACGSLVGQHNHSTSTNTNTNTTSPSSGSSTPQNHYSPLLTNSPTSTAAGTPSGSSLGPGPGLGFVYQVSSPTPPSSEVLKITEQTAAGQDQSTANSVAEEMDERSRASVLQKASMFEKAAAAAAVSPPASIQVASSAPASGGGTRRSEAEQQEMDKSFEDSIQALNNLIGELDSFQREIDEGKVKPPSNNISGSNNNMTTSSNSSSDNNNLPATSNIEPCAISNQTNSSGCGTDISDTTSDELAGDDMDVRQRDRDQDLLGASDSELSRCYVSETSSLTGGLTAGGYENPTFAHFAANANRDDAVSLASDSVCLGQPRHAYVDTCSDSGSAVVVIYDHQIPNTPDIEFVKQNSEIVVLRTKDPQPHALQLHEMRELQQLPANLAASPDSSPDSAAGQAPPTATVAPAKQRLSSFRATSEQQLQLLGRGSPQRGKTPSEQVVQSRPQDQHYPQTHQQDIDGSSPPVEIARRQLPPKPTSLSVFNGPVPTAGDRPVVPRKSDFKADLDAKIRRQKQKVKQQLQQQQQQETQQQQQAPQEQQHSPQSPQTRNCNVTNQQAASITEFASATAPASTDPYPHQNHRMPNQNQTATSNHKQCKTTTMALSPSSPRGHLPLSPSSLSSLPLPATNSSPSNGRSSMLSASDRPPDHPYVCSNAPANPHHANSITNANVNANAQLKPCITPRPASLSGGAASGGSTRIGRRSSINQAKPPPPVRRSSSVTPSPNASVGLQQQPQHATLSQQNHQLSSSSEHLPPPPPFMLDSMAQIPSSALKVSETVRALAAMRHHPASPVSLRRMQQQQHQLQQQQQQHVQLQQPLLQSAHNSPSKDDLTVIHDYLDLHAYAQALATGQQPGGQQMANPHRFFHQQQHQPPPPPVYQVDATFRTSSPAAGGGGGGSIYAQPKLVNSMSSFRTSSPSPNGHAHPLPPTQPKANPNLIAQLNARLSGKQQQQQQVEGIYGNQQAPGGESIYMRSGLPMSQPQQQQHYDAAAQSPNMRQAHSHQHHQQPQQHYTCPPPLEDPPPPPIYAASASATMPKKVVRPPTGQNTSHSSAYAAASTTATLPRNMMQQQQRLQQQQYQQPASIGIGNGNGHLGQRPQLPLPQQKLRAAQQQHLAEQQHQQQQQHQLQHQQHQQRQPAIPSRHSSVQQKIFVSTNPFIQTTAVKFHSPSASPTCGSPVTGSGSLASIYATTSRGGHHHQQQAQQQHYYRDAAGGNSNGGAAHYNHNAHAHSPAHHPNYATSTNIEKTGSIRTKTKAEFLENLNAKLAKQGMSGRAFAVRNLINSKALMYQNPQKLSRPSAQYRRPPTYPNTSSSTNATCEDQC